The Amycolatopsis japonica nucleotide sequence CTGCCGGGCCACGCGTGCGCCAGCTCCCACGGGGTGCCGATGAGGTTGCCCAGGTCGAGACTTCCTTCGGCGAGCACGGCCGGGATGTGGGCCAGTTTCCCGGCCTCCCGCAACACCACGCCTTCGTCCAAAAAGGACCCTTGGCTCCAGTAGTGCGTGACCAGCCTGGCGAAGGCGAGCCGGAACTCCGGCGTCTCGAAGCTCTTGTACGGCGGCGAGGTCGGGATGATCGCGTCCTCCCAGGCGCACCAGTCGGCCGCCGCCTTCTCGTGCACCGCCGGGTCGGGGTCCATCAGCAACTTGAGGTATGCCGCCGCCAGGTCACCGTCGCGATCCTCTTCGGGAACGCCGTCGCGGAACTTCGCCCACGCCTCGGGGAAGACGCCGCCCAGGCCGCGGGTGAGCAGGTCGGTCTCGCTCCGCCGTCCGGTCGCCAAGCCCATCAGGACCATCTCCGAGACCCGGTCCGGATGGCGCTCGGCGTAGACCAGCGCGAGCACCGAGCCCCAGGAACCGCCGAAGAGCAGCCACTTCTCGATGCCCAGATGCTCGCGAAGGCGTTCCATGTCCGCGATCAGGTGGTCGGTGGTGTTGGCGGAAAGGTCGGCCTCGGGCTCCCCCGCGTGCGGGGTGCTCCGGCCGCAGCCTCGCTGATCGAACAGCACGACGCGGTACTTGGCCGGGTCGAAGTACCGGCGCAGCCCGGTACTGCAGCCGGTGCCGGGGCCGCCGTGCAGTGTGACGGCGGGTTTGCCGTCGGGATTCCCGCAGACCTCCCAGTACACGAGGTGCCCGTCGCCGACGTCGAGCATCCCGTGGTCGTACGGTTCGATTTCCGGATACAGCCGTGTCACGTTCTCGTCCTCCCAGACCCCGCCAGAAATACAACAGCGCTGTCACAATAGCCGGGGTCGTGTCCTGGCGCGCGGGATTAAGCAGTGCGGGGACTTGGGCGAGCGTCCCGATCTTCCGCGAAATTCCCTGCACCGGATGTCTGTTCCGGCGTGACTGATTCGTGGACAAGGTGAGCGGCCGCCGCGAGGGTGCCGCCACGAAGCCTCAGGGGATGAGATGCCGAACGCCCGCCGCATGTACGACCTGATCGAGCCCATCGGCCTGGTGCCCTACTTCGCCGACGAGTCGGACGAGGCCCTGATCGCGCTCGGCCTGCGCGGCCAATGGGACGCCTACTTCGCCGGGCGAGCCGCGCCGTTCGGGCGGTCGGTGCCCGCCGAGGTCGTCCACGCGATCTTCTACAACTTCGCCCCCGGCGAGGTGGCCCGCCACATCCCGAAGGTCTGGGAGCTGACCACCCCCGAGGCGGCCTTGGCCGCCCGCGAACGAGGATGCGTCGCGGGGATGCGGCGGATCCTCGGCGAACTCGCCGACGCCTCCGAGATCACCCGCGCAGGCGACCTCCTGCTGAAAGCCGCGACCAGCGCGCCGGTGGAGGGACGCGCCCTCTACGCCGCCCTCCGCACTGTCCCGGTCCCGCGGGAGCCCGTGGCCAGGCTGTGGCACGCCGCCACTCTCCTGCGTGAACACCGCGGCGACGGCCACACCGTCGCCTTGCTGGCCGAGGGCATCGGCGGCACGGAGTCCCATGTGCTCCACGCCCTGTCCGTCGACATCCCCGCGAACGAGTTCGGCCGGGTCTGGCACCTCCCCGCCGCCCGGCTGACCGCGATCGTCGACGGGATGCGCGACCGCGGTCTCGTCGGGGACGACGGCCGGCTCACCCCGGCCGGGCGCGCCACGAAGGAACGCGTCGAGGCCATGACCGACAGGCTCGCGGAGACGCCATACAACGCCCTTAGCGCCCAAGAACTCGAGTGTCTCGTCGCCGACCTCGAACCGATCTCGGCCGCGCTCAGGGCGGTGTTCCCGTGGTGACGGTCTAGCCGGCCAGGGTGCTGGAGACGTGCCTGAGCGCGTCTGCCAGCTCCGCCGGGCCCGCCGGTCCGATGTGGACCACGGCGTCGTTGCCATGGCCGGTCGTGTAGCTCAGGTACCGGCCCCAGTCCGTGTCGGCGAAATGGAGCGGATCCTCGGCGGCCACATGCCTGCCGACCTCGTCCCGCTTGCCGACGTA carries:
- a CDS encoding MarR family winged helix-turn-helix transcriptional regulator — its product is MPNARRMYDLIEPIGLVPYFADESDEALIALGLRGQWDAYFAGRAAPFGRSVPAEVVHAIFYNFAPGEVARHIPKVWELTTPEAALAARERGCVAGMRRILGELADASEITRAGDLLLKAATSAPVEGRALYAALRTVPVPREPVARLWHAATLLREHRGDGHTVALLAEGIGGTESHVLHALSVDIPANEFGRVWHLPAARLTAIVDGMRDRGLVGDDGRLTPAGRATKERVEAMTDRLAETPYNALSAQELECLVADLEPISAALRAVFPW
- the pip gene encoding prolyl aminopeptidase; the protein is MLDVGDGHLVYWEVCGNPDGKPAVTLHGGPGTGCSTGLRRYFDPAKYRVVLFDQRGCGRSTPHAGEPEADLSANTTDHLIADMERLREHLGIEKWLLFGGSWGSVLALVYAERHPDRVSEMVLMGLATGRRSETDLLTRGLGGVFPEAWAKFRDGVPEEDRDGDLAAAYLKLLMDPDPAVHEKAAADWCAWEDAIIPTSPPYKSFETPEFRLAFARLVTHYWSQGSFLDEGVVLREAGKLAHIPAVLAEGSLDLGNLIGTPWELAHAWPGSELVVIDEVGHSTQDEPMREVLIGATDRFAS